A DNA window from Phoenix dactylifera cultivar Barhee BC4 chromosome 13, palm_55x_up_171113_PBpolish2nd_filt_p, whole genome shotgun sequence contains the following coding sequences:
- the LOC103721917 gene encoding putative WUSCHEL-related homeobox 2, which yields MPQAPSTRWCPTPKQLMILEEMYRSGVRTPTASQIQQITAYLSHYGRIEGKNVFYWFQNHKARDRQKLRRRLSRHHHLLHSCSHPHSLHFSEETFHSPPPPPPLPFYTRSYLTSSTGSPSPLPPPSHFVIVSREDAAKRQPED from the exons ATGCCTCAGGCTCCTTCGACAAGGTGGTGCCCAACACCAAAGCAACTGATGATTCTTGAAGAGATGTATAGGAGTGGAGTTCGGACTCCCACTGCTTCTCAGATACAGCAGATAACGGCCTACCTCTCCCATTATGGAAGGATTGAGGGAAAGAATGTGTTCTATTGGTTCCAGAACCACAAGGCCAGAGACCGGCAGAAGCTCCGGAGGAGACTCAGCAGGCACCACCACCTTCTCCACTCCTGCTCCCACCCACACTCTCTTCACTTCTCGGAGGAAACCTTCCAttctccaccaccacctcctcctcttccattcTACACCAGATCCTACCTCACTTCCTCCACCGGGTCCCCCtcacctcttcctcctccctcccacTTTGTCATTGTTTCTCG GGAGGATGCTGCCAAGAGGCAACCAGAGGACTAA
- the LOC103721909 gene encoding uncharacterized protein LOC103721909 produces the protein MSKLRLLGSALKPRVLTLNPIPRFPPRRSLSTTEGEPQDSSNDSFLQPPNEGLVFGRVTGIGRNTLKTDVIHFFEGCNLSADDVKVEYNRAYNPVGVLLQFPSRSSFDMAVRQTIRKGRLYKMEKVNRSQWDLMTSYDGKAVLLQGIPRNALQEDVERFLHGCNYDPSTFQTFVRPGFPDPIRLALIHFPTRNDAMNAFCIKNRSFCLNNSITMRVLQ, from the exons atgtcgaAGCTGAGACTCCTAGGAAGCGCCCTCAAGCCGAGGGTTTTAACCCTGAATCCCATCCCAAGGTTTCCACCGAGGAGGAGCCTCTCCACCACCGAGGGGGAACCCCAGGATTCTTCCAACGATTCATTTCTCCAGCCTCCCAACGAAG GTCTGGTCTTTGGAAGGGTGACTGGTATTGGGAGGAATACGCTGAAGACTGATGTCATTCATTTCTTTGAAGGATGCAATTTGTCTGCCGATGATGTAAAAGTTGAATACAACAGAGCGTATAATCCAGTTGGGGT gTTGTTGCAATTCCCTTCTCGGTCTTCGTTTGACATGGCAGTGAGGCAAACTATACGAAAGGGTCGTTTATATAAGATGGAAAAG GTGAACCGTTCCCAGTGGGACCTTATGACATCATATGATGGAAAAGCT GTTTTGTTGCAAGGAATTCCTCGTAATGCTCTTCAGGAGGATGTGGAGCGTTTTCTGCATGGTTGTAATTATGATCCTTCTACATTCCAAACCTTTGTCAG GCCAGGGTTCCCTGATCCTATAAGGCTTGCACTTATCCACTTTCCAACACGGAATGATGCGATGAACGCCTTCTGCATAAAGAATAGGAGTTTCTGTCTTAACAATTCTATCACAATGCGAGTTCTCCAGTAA
- the LOC103721908 gene encoding glycine-rich protein A3-like isoform X2, giving the protein MEGATLLGLDRRVVRISSRSWFYQLFCARSISVRKMGGGKDKHDGKDSSDRGFLSDMAHGLYPSGHHSGYPPAPGAYPPQGYPPAPGGYPPQGYPSAPGGYPPQGYPSAPGGYPPQGYPPQGYPPHGYPPGGYPPAAYPGPSAPHQGHGSHMGTMLAGGAAAAAAAYGVHHIAHGSHHGATPGAYYGHMPGHHGKFKHHGKFKHGKFGKHKHGKHGMFGGKFKKWK; this is encoded by the exons ATGGAGGGTGCGACGCTTCTCGGCCTCGATCGCCGAGTGGTTCGGATCTCTTCTCGTTCTTG GTTTTATCAATTATTTTGTGCACGATCCATTTCAGTGAGGAAAATGGGAGGTGGGAAGGACAAGCATGATGGGAAAGACAGCAGTGACAGAGGATTCTTATCAGACATGGCACATGGACTTTATCCATCAGGACACCACTCTGGATACCCTCCAGCACCTGGGGCATACCCTCCTCAAGGTTACCCCCCAGCACCTGGGGGATACCCTCCCCAAGGTTACCCCTCAGCACCTGGGGGATACCCTCCTCAAGGTTACCCCTCAGCACCTGGGGGATACCCTCCTCAAGGGTATCCTCCACAGGGATACCCTCCACATGGGTACCCACCCGGTGGATACCCACCAGCAGCTTATCCTGGTCCATCTGCTCCACATCAAG GACATGGATCTCACATGGGAACGATGCTAGCTGGGGGTGCAGCCGCTGCAGCGGCCGCCTATGGGGTGCACCATATTGCACATGGTTCTCATCATGGTGCCACCCCTGGGGCCTACTATGGTCATATGCCTGGTCACCATGGCAAGTTCAAGCACCACGGGAAGTTCAAGCATGGGAAGTTTGGCAAGCATAAGCATGGGAAGCATGGCATGTTTGGAGGAAAGTTCAAGAAATGGAAGTAA
- the LOC103721908 gene encoding glycine-rich protein A3-like isoform X1: MEGATLLGLDRRVVRISSRSWKSSFTRFYQLFCARSISVRKMGGGKDKHDGKDSSDRGFLSDMAHGLYPSGHHSGYPPAPGAYPPQGYPPAPGGYPPQGYPSAPGGYPPQGYPSAPGGYPPQGYPPQGYPPHGYPPGGYPPAAYPGPSAPHQGHGSHMGTMLAGGAAAAAAAYGVHHIAHGSHHGATPGAYYGHMPGHHGKFKHHGKFKHGKFGKHKHGKHGMFGGKFKKWK, encoded by the exons ATGGAGGGTGCGACGCTTCTCGGCCTCGATCGCCGAGTGGTTCGGATCTCTTCTCGTTCTTG GAAGAGTTCATTTACAAG GTTTTATCAATTATTTTGTGCACGATCCATTTCAGTGAGGAAAATGGGAGGTGGGAAGGACAAGCATGATGGGAAAGACAGCAGTGACAGAGGATTCTTATCAGACATGGCACATGGACTTTATCCATCAGGACACCACTCTGGATACCCTCCAGCACCTGGGGCATACCCTCCTCAAGGTTACCCCCCAGCACCTGGGGGATACCCTCCCCAAGGTTACCCCTCAGCACCTGGGGGATACCCTCCTCAAGGTTACCCCTCAGCACCTGGGGGATACCCTCCTCAAGGGTATCCTCCACAGGGATACCCTCCACATGGGTACCCACCCGGTGGATACCCACCAGCAGCTTATCCTGGTCCATCTGCTCCACATCAAG GACATGGATCTCACATGGGAACGATGCTAGCTGGGGGTGCAGCCGCTGCAGCGGCCGCCTATGGGGTGCACCATATTGCACATGGTTCTCATCATGGTGCCACCCCTGGGGCCTACTATGGTCATATGCCTGGTCACCATGGCAAGTTCAAGCACCACGGGAAGTTCAAGCATGGGAAGTTTGGCAAGCATAAGCATGGGAAGCATGGCATGTTTGGAGGAAAGTTCAAGAAATGGAAGTAA
- the LOC103721908 gene encoding glycine-rich protein A3-like isoform X3 produces MKRFYQLFCARSISVRKMGGGKDKHDGKDSSDRGFLSDMAHGLYPSGHHSGYPPAPGAYPPQGYPPAPGGYPPQGYPSAPGGYPPQGYPSAPGGYPPQGYPPQGYPPHGYPPGGYPPAAYPGPSAPHQGHGSHMGTMLAGGAAAAAAAYGVHHIAHGSHHGATPGAYYGHMPGHHGKFKHHGKFKHGKFGKHKHGKHGMFGGKFKKWK; encoded by the exons ATGAAAAG GTTTTATCAATTATTTTGTGCACGATCCATTTCAGTGAGGAAAATGGGAGGTGGGAAGGACAAGCATGATGGGAAAGACAGCAGTGACAGAGGATTCTTATCAGACATGGCACATGGACTTTATCCATCAGGACACCACTCTGGATACCCTCCAGCACCTGGGGCATACCCTCCTCAAGGTTACCCCCCAGCACCTGGGGGATACCCTCCCCAAGGTTACCCCTCAGCACCTGGGGGATACCCTCCTCAAGGTTACCCCTCAGCACCTGGGGGATACCCTCCTCAAGGGTATCCTCCACAGGGATACCCTCCACATGGGTACCCACCCGGTGGATACCCACCAGCAGCTTATCCTGGTCCATCTGCTCCACATCAAG GACATGGATCTCACATGGGAACGATGCTAGCTGGGGGTGCAGCCGCTGCAGCGGCCGCCTATGGGGTGCACCATATTGCACATGGTTCTCATCATGGTGCCACCCCTGGGGCCTACTATGGTCATATGCCTGGTCACCATGGCAAGTTCAAGCACCACGGGAAGTTCAAGCATGGGAAGTTTGGCAAGCATAAGCATGGGAAGCATGGCATGTTTGGAGGAAAGTTCAAGAAATGGAAGTAA
- the LOC103721908 gene encoding glycine-rich protein A3-like isoform X4 — translation MGGGKDKHDGKDSSDRGFLSDMAHGLYPSGHHSGYPPAPGAYPPQGYPPAPGGYPPQGYPSAPGGYPPQGYPSAPGGYPPQGYPPQGYPPHGYPPGGYPPAAYPGPSAPHQGHGSHMGTMLAGGAAAAAAAYGVHHIAHGSHHGATPGAYYGHMPGHHGKFKHHGKFKHGKFGKHKHGKHGMFGGKFKKWK, via the exons ATGGGAGGTGGGAAGGACAAGCATGATGGGAAAGACAGCAGTGACAGAGGATTCTTATCAGACATGGCACATGGACTTTATCCATCAGGACACCACTCTGGATACCCTCCAGCACCTGGGGCATACCCTCCTCAAGGTTACCCCCCAGCACCTGGGGGATACCCTCCCCAAGGTTACCCCTCAGCACCTGGGGGATACCCTCCTCAAGGTTACCCCTCAGCACCTGGGGGATACCCTCCTCAAGGGTATCCTCCACAGGGATACCCTCCACATGGGTACCCACCCGGTGGATACCCACCAGCAGCTTATCCTGGTCCATCTGCTCCACATCAAG GACATGGATCTCACATGGGAACGATGCTAGCTGGGGGTGCAGCCGCTGCAGCGGCCGCCTATGGGGTGCACCATATTGCACATGGTTCTCATCATGGTGCCACCCCTGGGGCCTACTATGGTCATATGCCTGGTCACCATGGCAAGTTCAAGCACCACGGGAAGTTCAAGCATGGGAAGTTTGGCAAGCATAAGCATGGGAAGCATGGCATGTTTGGAGGAAAGTTCAAGAAATGGAAGTAA
- the LOC103721907 gene encoding protein NETWORKED 2A, with translation MLQRAASNAYSWWWASHIRTKQSKWLHSDLQEMEDKVKSMLKLIEGDADSFGKRAELYFKSRPELISFVEEAYRAYRALAERYDHISGELHKANHTIANAFPDQVQYAMLEEEDDNFPKAITPIDARKIHKPTVESLMTTRKEDRSAIKKTQRRSITSQIDKHKAQEEINRLQKAILVLQTEREFIKSSYESGIAKYWEIEKQITVMHEEVCCLQDEFDTSAVIEDNEARALMTATALKSCEDAIVNLHEQRKKSVEQARIESGRIRIAEEKLKVQKGEDGRCNLETRATADGNKEINFSIENMEDEVYSLKQERLELQKICEKVQEHFEVNSDTSVEEIVEKIDEIVNEIVSLELQVSSQTAQINRLSSENNELEKNLQSLEEEKIVLINDSNELSDRLKQAEEELLKVQILEKTVQDEETTLFANFSDACHSLNVISEKLLSPKHQEQVSVTNPFREEQIPLYNIEPQRECKEQEVAQSQDTKENSVKEETHGIQELGHNIKDLDQSMAGSELENNSKRIHDSKQEDKKESSQVDACIQVEVQTLPGEQEDTLDLQQLLLNRLEDREKILLAEYTSILRNYKEAKKRLSEVEKKNQEYVCETMAIIRELTNANAMKEEEIQSLRQHLGSSKRSSNGPADANSAEAEDSCHGHRRLKSLLHLPILTIGNSNLPNSENPIVNVQSIAKVDTSTESADRGNPHVEDIKLQHTDELQRTSSIEEKFRRDIDTLLEENLDFWLKFSTSFHRIQEFQTTLKDVQSEMEKLKDSKLQEGINSTVTDQVVRAESAPIDRKLRALKTELQVWLERNALLRGELQCRLASLCDIQEEITEVLKESSECEGAQFTPYQAAKFQGEVLNMRHENSKVANELQAGLDHVRGLQAKIEKALSKLHEDFDLSRSKSSQHPHFRNLSTRTRIPLRSFLFGTKPKRTSIFSCMNPGFHKQYSDLRPGFPR, from the exons ATGTTGCAGAGAGCAGCGAGCAACGCGTATTCATGGTGGTGGGCGAGCCACATCCGGACGAAGCAGTCCAAATGGCTCCACAGCGACCTCCAAG AGATGGAGGATAAAGTGAAATCCATGCTCAAACTCATTGAAGGGGATGCTGATTCCTTTGGTAAGAGGGCAGAGTTGTACTTCAAAAGTAGACCAGAACTTATAAGCTTTGTGGAAGAGGCCTACAGGGCATATAGAGCATTGGCCGAAAGATATGATCACATTTCAGGAGAACTGCACAAGGCCAACCACACCATAGCAAATGCTTTTCCTGACCAAGTCCAGTATGCAATGCTAGAGGAGGAGGATGATAATTTTCCAAAAGCAATTACCCCTATTGATGCCCGTAAAATTCACAAGCCGACGGTGGAGAGCTTGATGACCACAAGAAAAGAGGACCGATCGGCCATAAAGAAAACACAGCGTAGGAGTATTACCTCTCAGATTGACAAACATAAGGCACAAGAAGAGATAAATAGGCTTCAGAAGGCAATTCTGGTTCTGCAGACTGAGAGAGAATTTATCAAAAGCTCCTACGAGAGTGGAATTGCCAAGTATTGGGAAATTGAGAAGCAGATCACAGTGATGCATGAGGAAGTTTGTTGCTTGCAAGATGAGTTTGATACCAGTGCTGTCATCGAAGATAATGAGGCTCGGGCCTTGATGACAGCAACAGCTCTTAAATCATGTGAGGATGCCATAGTTAACTTGCATGAACAGCGAAAGAAATCTGTGGAGCAGGCAAGAATAGAGTCAGGAAGAATTAGGATTGCTGAAGAGAAGCTGAAGGTCCAGAAGGGAGAGGATGGTCGATGTAATTTGGAGACCAGAGCAACTGCTGACGGAAATAAAGAGATTAATTTCAGCATTGAGAACATGGAGGATGAAGTTTATTCTCTGAAACAGGAGAGACTTGAGTTACAGAAGATATGTGAGAAAGTCCAGGAACATTTTGAAGTGAATTCTGATACATCTGTGGAGGAAATTGTGGAGAAAATAGACGAGATCGTAAATGAGATCGTAAGCTTGGAACTTCAAGTTTCATCACAGACGGCACAAATAAATAGATTAAGTTCAGAAAACAACGAGCTTGAGAAAAACCTGCAGAGCttggaagaagagaagattGTTTTAATTAATGACTCAAATGAATTGAGTGATAGATTAAAGCAAGCAGAAGAGGAGTTGCTTAAAGTTCAGATCCTGGAGAAAACTGTCCAAGATGAAGAAACTACTCTTTTTGCGAATTTTTCTGATGCCTGTCATAGCCTTAATGTTATCTCAGAGAAATTGTTGTCTCCTAAACACCAGGAGCAGGTCAGTGTTACAAATCCATTCAGAGAGGAACAGATTCCCCTTTATAATATTGAACCACAGAGAGAGTGCAAAGAACAAGAAGTTGCACAAAGTcaagacacaaaagaaaattcgGTTAAAGAGGAGACTCATGGGATTCAGGAACTTGGTCACAACATAAAAGATCTTGACCAATCAATGGCAGGCTCTGAGCTTGAAAACAATTCAAAAAGGATCCATGACTCAAAACAGGAAGATAAGAAAGAGTCATCACAAGTGGATGCTTGCATTCAAGTAGAAGTACAAACGCTACCCGGAGAGCAGGAAGATACTCTAGACTTGCAACAATTACTTTTAAACAGACTCGAAGATAGAGAAAAAATTTTATTAGCCGAGTACACTTCAATCCTCCGAAACTACAAAGAAGCAAAAAAGAGGCTCTCAGAAGTAGAGAAAAAGAACCAAGAATATGTTTGTGAGACAATGgcaatcataagggaattgacAAATGCCAATGCCATGAAGGAGGAGGAGATTCAATCACTTCGACAGCACCTGGGCTCTTCAAAAAGGAGTTCTAATGGGCCCGCTGATGCTAATTCCGCTGAAGCTGAAGACTCATGTCATGGTCACCGCAGGCTCAAAAGCTTATTACACCTCCCAATATTAACGATAGGGAATTCAAACctgccaaattctgaaaatcCAATAGTAAATGTGCAATCCATTGCTAAAGTAGATACATCAACCGAATCTGCGGACAGAGGAAATCCTCATGTAGAAGACATCAAGCTACAGCACACTGATGAACTGCAAAGAACTTCATCCATTGAAGAAAAATTCAGAAGGGACATTGACACACTGTTAGAGGAGAACTTAGATTTCTGGTTGAAGTTTAGCACCTCATTCCATCGCATACAAGAATTCCAAACCACACTGAAGGACGTACAATCTGAAATGGAGAAGCTGAAAGACAGTAAGTTGCAAGAGGGAATTAACAGTACTGTGACTGACCAGGTTGTGAGAGCTGAGTCTGCGCCAATTGACAGGAAGCTGAGAGCATTGAAGACTGAACTTCAAGTATGGTTGGAACGGAATGCACTGCTTAGGGGGGAGCTTCAGTGTAGGCTCGCGTCTCTTTGTGACATACAAGAGGAGATAACAGAAGTTCTGAAGGAAAGTTCAGAATGTGAAGGAGCCCAGTTTACTCCTTATCAGGcggcaaagtttcaaggggAGGTGCTGAACATGCGACATGAGAATAGCAAGGTAGCAAATGAACTGCAGGCGGGACTTGATCATGTCAGGGGGCTTCAAGCCAAAATAGAGAAGGCTTTGTCGAAGCTACATGAGGATTTTGATCTCTCCAGATCTAAAAGTAGCCAACATCCCCACTTCCGGAATCTTTCAACTAGGACTAGAATACCATTGAGGtcctttctttttggtaccaAACCTAAAAGGACATCAATATTTTCATGCATGAATCCAGGATTTCATAAACAGTACAGTGATCTTAGACCTGGCTTTCCTAGGTAG
- the LOC103721906 gene encoding histone H4, with product MSGRGKGGKGLGKGGAKRHRKVLRDNIQGITKPAIRRLARRGGVKRISGLIYEETRGVLKVFLENVIRDAVTYTEHARRKTVTAMDVVYALKRQGRTLYGFGG from the coding sequence ATGTCGGGCCGCGGGAAGGGAGGCAAGGGATTGGGAAAGGGCGGTGCGAAGCGGCACCGTAAGGTCCTCCGGGATAACATCCAGGGGATCACGAAGCCGGCGATCCGGCGTTTGGCGAGGAGGGGAGGGGTGAAGCGGATCAGTGGCTTGATCTACGAGGAGACCAGGGGAGTTCTCAAGGTATTCTTGGAGAATGTGATCCGGGACGCCGTCACCTACACCGAGCACGCCCGTCGGAAGACCGTCACCGCCATGGACGTTGTCTATGCCCTAAAGAGGCAGGGCAGGACACTTTACGGGTTCGGTGGTTAG
- the LOC103721916 gene encoding ABC transporter G family member 6-like yields MSRFVDKLPYFDRRSPLMEEAEDITRSGLLVRHSRPSSPLCELLEPVGESTDRSPPHRVLELGDRGSPPSGGDLSPCPLPFILSFTDLTYSVKNPRKLSFFPTFLRGNRLATDLVTAGEGPEAFARTKTLLDSISGEAREGEILAVLGASGSGKSTLIDALADRIARESLKGSITLNGENLDGRLLKVISAYVMQDDLLFPMLTVEETLMFSAEFRLPRTLSSAQKRARVQALIDQLGLRQAANTIIGDEGHRGVSGGERRRVSIGIDIVHDPIVLFLDEPTSGLDSTSAFMVVKVLQRIAHGGSIVIMSIHQPSYRILGLLDRLLFLSRGQTVYSGAPDGLPSFFSDFGHPIPENGNATEFALDLIRELESTPTGARSLVEFNKSRQAAKPSMTAAATEKPSLSLKDAISASISRGKLVSGATDGTGPASSVPTFANPFWIEIAVLTKRSATNTRRMPELFGIRLGAVMMTGFILATIFWRLDNSPKGVQERLGFFAIAMSTMFYTCADALPVFLQERYIFMRETAYNAYRRSSYVLSNAIVSFPPLVVLSIAFALTTFFAVGLSGGATGFFFFFLIILASFWAGSGFVTFLSGVISHVMVGYTVVVAILAYFLLFSGFFINRDRIPDYWIWFHYLSLVMYPYEAVLQNEFDDPTKCFVRGVQIFDNTPAASLPTATKLNVLKAMSSALGTNLTSNTCITTGPDILKQQGVTDISKWNCLWVTVAWGFFFRVLFYFTLLVGSKNKRR; encoded by the coding sequence ATGTCCCGGTTCGTAGACAAGCTTCCCTACTTCGACCGGCGGTCACCACTGATGGAAGAAGCCGAGGACATCACCCGCAGCGGGCTCCTCGTCCGCCACTCCCGCCCCTCCTCCCCCCTGTGCGAGCTCCTCGAGCCCGTCGGCGAGAGCACCGACCGCTCCCCTCCCCACCGCGTGCTCGAGCTTGGCGACAGGGGAAGCCCTCCCAGCGGCGGTGACCTCAGCCCCTGTCCGCTCCCCTTCATCCTCTCCTTCACCGACCTCACTTACAGCGTCAAGAACCCCAGGAAGCTCTCCTTCTTCCCGACGTTCCTCCGCGGGAACCGCCTCGCCACGGACCTGGTCACTGCCGGCGAGGGACCCGAGGCCTTCGCCCGGACCAAGACTCTCCTAGACTCGATCTCCGGCGAGGCCAGAGAGGGGGAGATCTTGGCCGTCCTGGGGGCGAGCGGGTCCGGCAAGTCTACCCTCATCGACGCTCTGGCAGACAGGATCGCCAGGGAGAGCTTGAAAGGCTCTATCACTCTCAACGGAGAAAACCTCGACGGCCGGCTTTTGAAGGTGATTTCGGCCTACGTGATGCAAGACGACCTCCTGTTCCCGATGCTGACGGTGGAGGAGACGTTGATGTTCTCGGCGGAGTTCCGGCTGCCACGCACGCTCTCCTCTGCCCAGAAGCGGGCGCGGGTGCAGGCGCTCATCGACCAGCTAGGCCTCCGGCAGGCGGCCAACACCATCATCGGCGACGAGGGCCACCGCGGCGTCTCCGGCGGGGAGCGCCGACGTGTATCCATCGGCATAGACATCGTCCACGACCCTATCGTCCTCTTCCTCGACGAACCCACCTCGGGCCTCGACTCCACCAGCGCGTTCATGGTCGTCAAGGTCCTCCAACGCATCGCCCACGGCGGCAGCATCGTCATCATGTCCATCCACCAGCCCAGCTACCGCATCCTTGGCCTTCTCGACCGTCTGCTCTTTCTCTCCCGGGGCCAGACCGTCTACAGTGGGGCCCCCGACGGGctcccctccttcttctccgACTTCGGCCACCCGATACCGGAGAACGGGAACGCGACCGAGTTCGCCCTCGACCTCATCCGCGAGCTTGAAAGCACCCCCACCGGCGCCAGGTCCCTCGTCGAGTTCAATAAATCCCGGCAAGCTGCGAAGCCTTCCATGACCGCCGCCGCCACCGAGAAGCCGTCGCTCTCCCTGAAAGATGCCATCAGCGCCAGCATCTCACGTGGCAAGCTCGTCTCCGGCGCCACCGACGGCACCGGCCCGGCCTCGTCCGTGCCGACGTTCGCCAACCCGTTCTGGATCGAGATAGCGGTGCTGACCAAGCGGTCGGCCACCAACACCCGTCGCATGCCGGAATTATTCGGCATCAGGCTCGGCGCTGTGATGATGACCGGATTCATTTTGGCCACCATCTTCTGGCGGCTCGACAATTCCCCGAAGGGAGTGCAAGAACGTCTCGGCTTCTTCGCCATCGCCATGTCGACCATGTTCTACACCTGCGCCGACGCGCTTCCCGTCTTCCTCCAAGAACGCTACATCTTCATGCGAGAGACGGCGTATAACGCTTATCGCCGCTCGTCCTACGTCCTCTCCAACGCCATCGTCAGCTTCCCGCCACTGGTCGTCCTCTCCATCGCCTTCGCACTCACCACATTCTTCGCAGTCGGGCTTTCAGGCGGTGCAACagggttcttcttcttcttcttaataaTTTTAGCTTCCTTCTGGGCCGGGAGTGGCTTCGTGACGTTCCTCTCCGGCGTCATATCGCACGTAATGGTCGGATACACTGTGGTGGTGGCCATACTGGCCTACTTCCTTCTCTTCAGTGGCTTCTTTATAAACCGGGACCGGATTCCGGACTACTGGATTTGGTTCCACTATCTATCCTTAGTGATGTATCCCTATGAAGCAGTGCTACAGAATGAGTTTGATGATCCGACGAAGTGCTTCGTTAGAGGAGTTCAGATCTTCGACAACACGCCGGCGGCGAGCTTGCCGACGGCCACGAAACTGAACGTGCTGAAGGCTATGAGCAGCGCCCTGGGAACGAACTTGACCAGCAATACATGCATCACGACGGGCCCCGATATATTGAAGCAGCAGGGGGTTACTGATATCAGCAAGTGGAACTGTTTGTGGGTAACCGTGGCCTGGGGGTTCTTCTTTAGAGTGCTCTTCTACTTCACACTGCTTGTGGGGAGCAAAAACAAGAGGAGGTAG
- the LOC103721905 gene encoding uncharacterized protein LOC103721905, with protein MSSVCTSSVGCVDARVPVRATYVNLYKWPESDAEFVKSVAGRSREGSDPSHNGSVDGRRKWGPSPRVVDSYSCRQMYLRSYTFSRKESFPEKTQRCLGKVKEKAAVCPFLHQRSDSFGSIHSSISHKDDEKRKKNNNNNNNNNKKKGCVAAKKFLNFIFRRLLFCTTSVDVADRSSPS; from the coding sequence atgAGCTCTGTGTGCACGTCGTCTGTGGGGTGCGTTGACGCGCGTGTGCCGGTGAGGGCGACCTATGTCAACCTCTACAAGTGGCCGGAATCCGACGCCGAGTTTGTGAAGTCGGTGGCCGGAAGAAGTAGAGAAGGAAGCGATCCCAGCCACAACGGCAGCGTCGATGGGAGGAGGAAGTGGGGGCCAAGTCCAAGGGTGGTGGATAGCTACTCATGCCGGCAGATGTATCTGAGGAGCTACACCTTCTCCAGGAAGGAGAGCTTCCCCGAGAAGACTCAGCGGTGCCTCGGTAAAGTTAAGGAGAAGGCCGCCGTCTGCCCTTTCCTCCACCAGAGGTCGGACAGCTTCGGTAGTATCCATTCCAGTATCAGTCACAAGGATgacgagaagaggaagaaaaacaacaacaacaacaacaacaacaacaagaagAAGGGGTGCGTGGCCGCGAAGAAGTTCCTCAATTTCATCTTCCgacgcctcctcttctgcaCCACCAGCGTCGACGTGGCGGATCGCTCCTCGCCTTCATGA